Below is a genomic region from Candidatus Obscuribacterales bacterium.
CGACCCGGACCGCGACGAAAGACTTATCGACAAGAAGTTATTGGAATCGAATGAATTGGGATTAGATGATCCCCAAATGCAAATTATCCACAAGGTGATTGCAACTAATGACACAACACCACCAGGAATTCTAGATTTCCTCGGCAGTGTTGCCGACGAATCAGTTCGCCTACGTGTGGCGGAAAACAAGAACAGTCCGGCAGACACATTAAACAAGCTCGCTCAAGATGAATGTGTAGAAGTTCGCGTAGCTGTCGCCGAGAATTGTAGTACAACCGCCGAAATCATGAGCATATTGAGCAACGACGAATGCGCCGATGTCCGCTACGCTGTTGCTGAAAATCCGGAAACCCCTCAAGAGATACTAATAAACCTTGAAGAGGATGACAATCCATATGTAGCCCATCGCGCACAACAGACAATACAAAAGACAGAACCAATTAGAAATCCGGCTCGATTAATGAAAGTCTCTACTGTTTTAATTGTGGACGATGATCACTTCATAAGAGCCCTACTTAAAGAACAAATCTGTTCAGATCCGACATTCACTGTCATAGGTGAAGCAAGTAATGGTCTTGATGGATTGGATCAGGTTTTGCATTTGAAACCGGACATTGTTCTCATGGATATTGGACTGCCGATGCTCAATGGTGTAGCCAGCACGCAACACATTAAGGCGGAAATACCCAAAGTTAAAGTACTAATGGTTACGAGTCGCGATGACGATGCCGATATCATCGGCGCGATAGAGGCCGGAGCTGACGGCTATCTTCTAAAGTCCGGCTCTTCAGACAATTTATTGACCGCCCTTCACCAGCTGGCTTCCAACAACAGTTGGATCGATCCTGGAGTAGCAAGTACAGTCTTACGCCAGTGCATTCGTCAGCCGAATGTTAAATCGGCACCATTGCAGCTCCCAGCAACAGCCCCACAGCCAGTGAATGCAGCAATTACAGTTGTCTTTGATATGGCATCGAAAGCAACCAAAGAAGGCAAATGGGACGTTGCTCGCACACTTTGCCAGGCAGCTTTGCAAATTGCGGAAGCCGCTAAGGATGTGGCGCCTCAAGAAATATCACAGCTACTCTCGAAATTAGCCGACACCTGTTACACTCACGAGGATTACAAAGCATCGGAATCGTTGTATCTAAAAGCACTGGAAGTACGCCAGACGCAACTAGATGAAACTGATCCAAAGCTAGACAATTACGTAACATTCCTAGCGAAACTGTACGAATCTGCAGGCAACAATCAACAAGCAGAGCTTTATTACTCCTGGTCACTGAGAATTCGTGAACAATCAGGAGATCAGGGATTAATAACGGAAGCACAGGAACGACTAGAGAATGTGATGACACCACACAAAGAAGGCTAGGGAAAAACAATGCCGGAGTTCCTCAAGCACATATTCAGTCATGATTTCATGCCCCATGGATACTGTCTGCAATGGAATTCAGGACTCGTGCCGATATTGATCACAGCAAACATAGCCATTGCTGTTGCTTACTATGCAATTCCAGCAGCGTTATTTTTCTTTGTGCGCAACAGGAGAGACCTGGCGTTTTCCTGGATATTTGCTTTATTTGGAGCATTTATTCTTGCTTGCGGCACAACGCACTTAGTCTTTGTTTTAAATATCTTCAAGGGCTATTATTGGTTAGAAGCTCTCGTCGATAGCTTTACGGCAGTTATTTCCATAATTACAGCCATAGTACTCTGGCCGTTGATACCGAAAGCCTTGTCATTGCCAAGCCCAAAAGAGTTAAAGGAAACCAATGAAGAGTTGATACTTCTCAATACTCGCTATATGAATCTGAACGCCGAACTTTCGGAAGTCAACAAACAACTAACAAGCGCGCGCGACCAGGCAATTGAGTCTTCAAAATTAAAGAGCTGGTTTTTGGCCAATATAAGTCACGAATTACGCACACCGCTAAGTGCAGCACTGGGCATGAACGAGCTCTTGTTACATACGGGACTAACGACAGATCAAAAGTCCTTTGCCGAAAGCGTCCAGTCTTCAGGGCAGGCACTGTTGTCGCTTGTAAATGATTTATTGGATTTATCGAAGATCGAAGCTGGAAAAGTTACCATCGAATCGGTTCCTGTTGATATTGATGATTTATCACGCGAGTGCTTGGGACTCTTTGAAGTTCCAGCGAAAAACAAACGCCTCAAACTCAAATGCTACGTCGACCCGCGTGTGCCTCGTCGTCTCTTTGGAGATCCTGCACGTATCAAACAGGTGCTTGTAAATCTGGTCGGCAATGCCGTGAAATTCACAGACAAAGGTGAAGTCACATTGCAAGTCGTCATCCGCGCTGATCATTCAGACTATATGGATGTAGAATTCACAATCATCGATACAGGCATTGGTCTGTCGACTGAAGAACGTGATCAAATCTTCAAACCTTTTGCGCAAGTTGATCAGTCAACATCGCGCAGATATGGTGGAGCCGGATTGGGCTTGACGATAAGCAAACACTTAGTTGAACTTATGGGCGGCAGCATTGGTGTCAGCAGCAGCAAACAACGTGGATCTTCTTTCTGGTTTACCGTGCCTATGCACTTGGCTCCCGAGTCTGCCGTCATGGGCGGACCAGACGACAAAATGGCAGTCTTAGCCGGCAAACTCTTAGGCAATGTCCTTGTTGTAGAAGACGATTCGCTGTTGCAGCAGCTTACGGTAACGCAATTAAGTCATCTTGGTTTAAAGAGGCATGTCGTAGATGACGGACTGGAAGCACTTGCCGAAATTAAGCGCAATAAGTACGACCTTATCCTTATGGATTGCCACTTACCTTTAATGGATGGTTATGAGGCAACACAACGAATTCGCGAAATGGAAAAACAAACCGGAGAACACATAACGATTGTCGCTATGACTGCCGGAGCCATGCCTGGAGACTATGAACGCTGCCAACAATCCGGAATGGACGATTATCTAAGCAAGCCTTATACCCTAAAACAACTGAGAGAAAAGCTAGCAAAATACTTGCCGACTTCAGATGTAGAATCTGCCCGCGAATCCAAAGTTATGAGTGGTGAGTCGAAAGAACGCGCTGATGCGTCGGCTTCAGCAGGTGGTCTGGAGTCTAAGGAACTCCTTAACTTCTTGCGCATAAAACAAATCGCGCCGCCGGACAAAGTACCAATGCTCTTGTCACTATACATAAGTTCAGTGAAAACATCTTTACTAACGATAGAAAAATGTGTCGCTGAAAAAGACAGCAAAGAAATAGCCGCACAAGCTCACAAGATACTTGGTAGTTCAAGAACAATTGATGCCTATGAAATGGTTGAAATTACAACGCAACTCTATTCAGCAGCCAAAGCAGATGACTGGAATGAAATACCCCGTCTTGTGAACGCGCTGCAAAAAGCACTCGACTCTGTGTCCGTCGAAATTGAAAACGCGATGCGCTCTTGCTAGCGAGTCCTGTACCTA
It encodes:
- a CDS encoding response regulator; translated protein: MEAFDARQFQKWLHNTTDRNLKDAIYYVLAANKKLTENDPDRDERLIDKKLLESNELGLDDPQMQIIHKVIATNDTTPPGILDFLGSVADESVRLRVAENKNSPADTLNKLAQDECVEVRVAVAENCSTTAEIMSILSNDECADVRYAVAENPETPQEILINLEEDDNPYVAHRAQQTIQKTEPIRNPARLMKVSTVLIVDDDHFIRALLKEQICSDPTFTVIGEASNGLDGLDQVLHLKPDIVLMDIGLPMLNGVASTQHIKAEIPKVKVLMVTSRDDDADIIGAIEAGADGYLLKSGSSDNLLTALHQLASNNSWIDPGVASTVLRQCIRQPNVKSAPLQLPATAPQPVNAAITVVFDMASKATKEGKWDVARTLCQAALQIAEAAKDVAPQEISQLLSKLADTCYTHEDYKASESLYLKALEVRQTQLDETDPKLDNYVTFLAKLYESAGNNQQAELYYSWSLRIREQSGDQGLITEAQERLENVMTPHKEG
- a CDS encoding response regulator; amino-acid sequence: MPEFLKHIFSHDFMPHGYCLQWNSGLVPILITANIAIAVAYYAIPAALFFFVRNRRDLAFSWIFALFGAFILACGTTHLVFVLNIFKGYYWLEALVDSFTAVISIITAIVLWPLIPKALSLPSPKELKETNEELILLNTRYMNLNAELSEVNKQLTSARDQAIESSKLKSWFLANISHELRTPLSAALGMNELLLHTGLTTDQKSFAESVQSSGQALLSLVNDLLDLSKIEAGKVTIESVPVDIDDLSRECLGLFEVPAKNKRLKLKCYVDPRVPRRLFGDPARIKQVLVNLVGNAVKFTDKGEVTLQVVIRADHSDYMDVEFTIIDTGIGLSTEERDQIFKPFAQVDQSTSRRYGGAGLGLTISKHLVELMGGSIGVSSSKQRGSSFWFTVPMHLAPESAVMGGPDDKMAVLAGKLLGNVLVVEDDSLLQQLTVTQLSHLGLKRHVVDDGLEALAEIKRNKYDLILMDCHLPLMDGYEATQRIREMEKQTGEHITIVAMTAGAMPGDYERCQQSGMDDYLSKPYTLKQLREKLAKYLPTSDVESARESKVMSGESKERADASASAGGLESKELLNFLRIKQIAPPDKVPMLLSLYISSVKTSLLTIEKCVAEKDSKEIAAQAHKILGSSRTIDAYEMVEITTQLYSAAKADDWNEIPRLVNALQKALDSVSVEIENAMRSC